From the Carassius carassius chromosome 45, fCarCar2.1, whole genome shotgun sequence genome, one window contains:
- the LOC132127843 gene encoding uncharacterized protein KIAA1958 isoform X2, with protein MKGRRLNMEDCLHTSSDSLAKLVKWAHSHGTICTLIPNLKHMLNEGSHGTLTALWGCSAGHAYHWPLNTTCKKTNKERNLESRSINTDSMIQAVSVMQNTSERFLGSATKNKGDPSQIHDSCDISNCSEPSEMDDNGEEYNSHLYDIVCESSATDEDGDSDFNHASNITPRKRSGAEDSTDLALKKIKQERGEDYYSVANPQMPSSSDVKLTTQSPKPNVQTTPSSRSSMSQKPSSVDGDSMMVSSSPLDGSPSSMIKLLRAPFHVTQNKMQVNSNPACSQSLASLPHSGRIDAMGVLHRDEYPRPSLSYGEASMGVNPEMDLLAAQTLNTEARADNSDMDERAYREQNEKTIRSTQTALRNFRDFLFSKYPNETREIYFIPCQELDIYLASFFVDARQRDGSEYEPNSLANYQCGLERYLKEHHYAYSITRDREFQRSQDALKQKQLELKFKGKGNKPHKSMKLTFADELLLRKRGLLSRFNPEGLLNLVWLNNTKAFGHCTGFHSSMLKWGDVRLLTTETGLECLEWTYQDFTDPNARNRRSTTECHIYATPHAPQTCPVQDYKEYAQRRPQAMLFEDAPFYLSIKPVVNLAALHWYNCQALGKNKLAKMVKTMCEKGNIPGRKTNFSVYQSCSSLSEAQSNQLVLICNDLRQQAVQSGSSHPGSTNFVITGSFDSTDSA; from the exons ATGAAG GGGAGGAGGCTCAACATGGAGGACTGCTTGCACACTTCCTCTGACAGTCTGGCTAAACTGGTCAAATGGGCCCACAGTCACGGGACGATCTGCACCTTGATCCCCAACCTCAAACACATGCTGAACGAGGGCTCTCACGGGACCCTCACGGCCCTGTGGGGATGCAGCGCGGGGCACGCCTACCACTGGCCCCTTAACACCACCTGCAAAAAGACTAACAAGGAACGCAACCTAGAAAGCCGAAGCATCAACACGGACAGCATGATCCAGGCGGTCTCCGTCATGCAGAACACCTCAGAGCGCTTCCTCGGCAGCGCCACCAAAAACAAGGGCGATCCCAGTCAGATCCACGACTCCTGCGACATCTCTAACTGCAGCGAGCCGTCTGAGATGGACGACAACGGCGAGGAGTACAACAGCCACCTGTACGACATCGTCTGCGAGTCCTCGGCCACCGACGAAGACGGCGACTCCGACTTCAATCATGCCTCAAATATCACGCCCAGGAAAAGATCGGGAGCTGAGGACAGCACTGACCTGGCGTTGAAGAAAATCAAACAGGAGAGAGGCGAAGACTATTACAGTGTGGCCAACCCTCAGATGCCCAGCAGCTCGGATGTGAAGCTCACTACACAGTCACCCAAACCCAACGTCCAGACCACCCCATCATCCAGGTCTTCGATGTCCCAGAAGCCTTCCTCAGTAGACGGGGACTCCATGATGGTGTCCTCGTCTCCGCTGGATGGCTCCCCTTCGTCTATGATCAAACTCCTGCGTGCACCGTTCCACGTGACCCAGAACAAAATGCAGGTGAACTCGAACCCAGCTTGCAGTCAGAGTTTGGCCAGCTTGCCCCATTCGGGAAGGATTGACGCTATGGGGGTGCTGCACAGGGACGAGTATCCCAGGCCTTCTTTGTCTTACGGAGAGGCTTCTATGGGTGTGAACCCTGAGATGGATCTTCTAGCAGCACAAACACTTAATACAGAAGCTCGAGCGGACAACTCAG ACATGGATGAAAGAGCATACAGAGAACAGAATGAGAAGACCATTCGCAGCACCCAAACAGCTCTTCGCAACTTTCGGGACTTTCTGTTTTCTAAGTATCCAAACGAGACCAGAGAGATATACTTCATCCCCTGCCAAGAGTTGGACATCTACTTGGCCTCCTTCTTCGTGGATGCACGCCAAAGGGATGGCTCGGAGTATGAGCCCAACAGCCTGGCCAACTACCAATGTGGACTGGAGCGTTATCTGAAGGAGCATCACTACGCCTACAGCATTACAAGAGACCGGGAGTTCCAGAGATCCCAGGATGCCCTCAAGCAAAAGCAGCTGGAGCTCAAGTTCAAAGGCAAAGGCAACAAACCCCACAAGTCAATGAAGCTGACCTTTGCTGATGAATTGCTCCTAAGGAAACGGGGGCTTCTGAGTCGCTTCAACCCTGAGGGTCTGCTTAACCTGGTGTGGCTCAACAACACCAAGGCTTTTGGACACTGTACAGGCTTCCATAGCTCCATGCTCAAATGGGGAGATGTGCGTTTGCTCACCACAGAAACAGGACTAGAGTGTCTGGAGTGGACCTACCAGGATTTTACTGACCCTAATGCCAGAAACCGAAGGTCCACAACTGAGTGCCACATCTATGCTACCCCACATGCCCCTCAAACCTGCCCTGTGCAGGACTACAAGGAATATGCTCAGCGCAGACCTCAAGCAATGCTCTTTGAAGATGCCCCCTTTTATCTCTCCATCAAGCCGGTGGTCAACCTCGCCGCCCTGCATTGGTACAATTGCCAAGCTCTGGGAAAGAACAAATTAGCAAAGATGGTGAAGACCATGTGTGAGAAAGGCAACATTCCAGGGAGAAAGACCAATTTCAGTGTTTACCAGAGTTGCAGCTCCTTGTCCGAGGCCCAGAGCAATCAGCTAGTCCTGATCTGCAATGACCTCAGGCAACAAGCCGTTCAGTCAGGGAGTTCCCATCCTGGCAGCACCAACTTTGTCATTACTGGTTCTTTTGACTCTACTGACTCTGCTTAA
- the LOC132127843 gene encoding uncharacterized protein KIAA1958 isoform X4: MKGRRLNMEDCLHTSSDSLAKLVKWAHSHGTICTLIPNLKHMLNEGSHGTLTALWGCSAGHAYHWPLNTTCKKTNKERNLESRSINTDSMIQAVSVMQNTSERFLGSATKNKGDPSQIHDSCDISNCSEPSEMDDNGEEYNSHLYDIVCESSATDEDGDSDFNHASNITPRKRSGAEDSTDLALKKIKQERGEDYYSVANPQMPSSSDVKLTTQSPKPNVQTTPSSRSSMSQKPSSVDGDSMMVSSSPLDGSPSSMIKLLRAPFHVTQNKMQVNSNPACSQSLASLPHSGRIDAMGVLHRDEYPRPSLSYGEASMGVNPEMDLLAAQTLNTEARADNSGSQEKMDYAVILKALHEHLIPAAHSSEEQFCPSDLSPNNERYFEERKHLEEFITGIDTITLQNLQTVIDRILVFHERTQMPLSSPARLGEQELFPGSGLYLPHYKLASMLQESRQDSMRLFHLLFEHFFSEEDLNGAVAFGKRGKVPDGKKILDRRRVDGIMSYVLRCSTIDGWTPVESSKLKKACINKCRLRIGQKKKQETSQESFIFCDEQSSGKNDPSYM, from the exons ATGAAG GGGAGGAGGCTCAACATGGAGGACTGCTTGCACACTTCCTCTGACAGTCTGGCTAAACTGGTCAAATGGGCCCACAGTCACGGGACGATCTGCACCTTGATCCCCAACCTCAAACACATGCTGAACGAGGGCTCTCACGGGACCCTCACGGCCCTGTGGGGATGCAGCGCGGGGCACGCCTACCACTGGCCCCTTAACACCACCTGCAAAAAGACTAACAAGGAACGCAACCTAGAAAGCCGAAGCATCAACACGGACAGCATGATCCAGGCGGTCTCCGTCATGCAGAACACCTCAGAGCGCTTCCTCGGCAGCGCCACCAAAAACAAGGGCGATCCCAGTCAGATCCACGACTCCTGCGACATCTCTAACTGCAGCGAGCCGTCTGAGATGGACGACAACGGCGAGGAGTACAACAGCCACCTGTACGACATCGTCTGCGAGTCCTCGGCCACCGACGAAGACGGCGACTCCGACTTCAATCATGCCTCAAATATCACGCCCAGGAAAAGATCGGGAGCTGAGGACAGCACTGACCTGGCGTTGAAGAAAATCAAACAGGAGAGAGGCGAAGACTATTACAGTGTGGCCAACCCTCAGATGCCCAGCAGCTCGGATGTGAAGCTCACTACACAGTCACCCAAACCCAACGTCCAGACCACCCCATCATCCAGGTCTTCGATGTCCCAGAAGCCTTCCTCAGTAGACGGGGACTCCATGATGGTGTCCTCGTCTCCGCTGGATGGCTCCCCTTCGTCTATGATCAAACTCCTGCGTGCACCGTTCCACGTGACCCAGAACAAAATGCAGGTGAACTCGAACCCAGCTTGCAGTCAGAGTTTGGCCAGCTTGCCCCATTCGGGAAGGATTGACGCTATGGGGGTGCTGCACAGGGACGAGTATCCCAGGCCTTCTTTGTCTTACGGAGAGGCTTCTATGGGTGTGAACCCTGAGATGGATCTTCTAGCAGCACAAACACTTAATACAGAAGCTCGAGCGGACAACTCAG GTTCACAGGAGAAGATGGATTACGCTGTGATTTTGAAAGCCCTCCatg AGCATCTGATTCCAGCTGCACACAGTTCAGAAGAGCAGTTCTGCCCGTCAGATCTCAGTCCAAACAATGAGAGGTATTTTGAAGAGAGAAAACACCTGGAAGAGTTTATAACAGGCATAG ATACGATAACTCTACAAAACCTGCAGACGGTCATTGATCGGATCCTGGTGTTTCACGAGCGGACGCAGATGCCTCTGTCCAGTCCGGCCCGGCTCGGGGAGCAGGAGCTGTTTCCGGGGAGCGGACTCTACCTGCCGCACTACAAGCTGGCGTCCATGCTGCAGGAGTCCCGGCAGGACAGCATGAGACTCTTCCACCTGCTGTTCGAGCACTTCTTCAGTGAGGAGGATCTGAACGGAGCCGTCGCTTTTGGGAAGAGGGGGAAAGTCCCTGATGGGAAAAAGATCTTGGACAGAAGAAGAGTGGATGGGATTATGT catatgTTTTGCGTTGTTCTACTATAGACGGATGGACACCTGTGGAATCGTCTAAACTGAAGAAGGCCTGTATTAATAAATGCAGGCTTCGAATCGGTCAAAAAAAGAAGCAAGAAACTTCCCAAGAGTCCTTTATTTTTTGTGACGAACAATCTTCAGGCAAAAATGACCCTTCCTATATGTAA
- the inip gene encoding SOSS complex subunit C isoform X2 encodes MASNPPGQGFQNKNRVAILAELDKEKRRLIQSQSMNNPGASIPLSRPAVKEFRDQAEQQHIAAQQKAALQHAHAHSSGFFITQDSSFGNLILPVLPRLDPE; translated from the exons ATGGCCTCGAATCCACCTGGACAAG GATTTCAGAACAAAAACAGGGTTGCTATTCTAGCTGAGCTGGATAAGGAGAAGAGACGTCTGATACAGAGTCAGTCGATGAATAACCCAGGAGCCAG CATCCCCCTCTCTCGACCAGCAGTGAAGGAGTTCAGGGATCAGGCCGAACAGCAGCACATCGcagcacagcagaaagcagctcTACAG CATGCACATGCACACTCATCCGGCTTCTTCATCACTCAGGATTCATCCTTCGGTAACCTTATACTGCCTGTGTTACCCAGACTCGACCCGGAGTAA
- the inip gene encoding SOSS complex subunit C isoform X1: MASNPPGQVGFQNKNRVAILAELDKEKRRLIQSQSMNNPGASIPLSRPAVKEFRDQAEQQHIAAQQKAALQHAHAHSSGFFITQDSSFGNLILPVLPRLDPE; the protein is encoded by the exons ATGGCCTCGAATCCACCTGGACAAG TAGGATTTCAGAACAAAAACAGGGTTGCTATTCTAGCTGAGCTGGATAAGGAGAAGAGACGTCTGATACAGAGTCAGTCGATGAATAACCCAGGAGCCAG CATCCCCCTCTCTCGACCAGCAGTGAAGGAGTTCAGGGATCAGGCCGAACAGCAGCACATCGcagcacagcagaaagcagctcTACAG CATGCACATGCACACTCATCCGGCTTCTTCATCACTCAGGATTCATCCTTCGGTAACCTTATACTGCCTGTGTTACCCAGACTCGACCCGGAGTAA
- the LOC132127843 gene encoding uncharacterized protein KIAA1958 isoform X1: MKGRRLNMEDCLHTSSDSLAKLVKWAHSHGTICTLIPNLKHMLNEGSHGTLTALWGCSAGHAYHWPLNTTCKKTNKERNLESRSINTDSMIQAVSVMQNTSERFLGSATKNKGDPSQIHDSCDISNCSEPSEMDDNGEEYNSHLYDIVCESSATDEDGDSDFNHASNITPRKRSGAEDSTDLALKKIKQERGEDYYSVANPQMPSSSDVKLTTQSPKPNVQTTPSSRSSMSQKPSSVDGDSMMVSSSPLDGSPSSMIKLLRAPFHVTQNKMQVNSNPACSQSLASLPHSGRIDAMGVLHRDEYPRPSLSYGEASMGVNPEMDLLAAQTLNTEARADNSADMDERAYREQNEKTIRSTQTALRNFRDFLFSKYPNETREIYFIPCQELDIYLASFFVDARQRDGSEYEPNSLANYQCGLERYLKEHHYAYSITRDREFQRSQDALKQKQLELKFKGKGNKPHKSMKLTFADELLLRKRGLLSRFNPEGLLNLVWLNNTKAFGHCTGFHSSMLKWGDVRLLTTETGLECLEWTYQDFTDPNARNRRSTTECHIYATPHAPQTCPVQDYKEYAQRRPQAMLFEDAPFYLSIKPVVNLAALHWYNCQALGKNKLAKMVKTMCEKGNIPGRKTNFSVYQSCSSLSEAQSNQLVLICNDLRQQAVQSGSSHPGSTNFVITGSFDSTDSA; the protein is encoded by the exons ATGAAG GGGAGGAGGCTCAACATGGAGGACTGCTTGCACACTTCCTCTGACAGTCTGGCTAAACTGGTCAAATGGGCCCACAGTCACGGGACGATCTGCACCTTGATCCCCAACCTCAAACACATGCTGAACGAGGGCTCTCACGGGACCCTCACGGCCCTGTGGGGATGCAGCGCGGGGCACGCCTACCACTGGCCCCTTAACACCACCTGCAAAAAGACTAACAAGGAACGCAACCTAGAAAGCCGAAGCATCAACACGGACAGCATGATCCAGGCGGTCTCCGTCATGCAGAACACCTCAGAGCGCTTCCTCGGCAGCGCCACCAAAAACAAGGGCGATCCCAGTCAGATCCACGACTCCTGCGACATCTCTAACTGCAGCGAGCCGTCTGAGATGGACGACAACGGCGAGGAGTACAACAGCCACCTGTACGACATCGTCTGCGAGTCCTCGGCCACCGACGAAGACGGCGACTCCGACTTCAATCATGCCTCAAATATCACGCCCAGGAAAAGATCGGGAGCTGAGGACAGCACTGACCTGGCGTTGAAGAAAATCAAACAGGAGAGAGGCGAAGACTATTACAGTGTGGCCAACCCTCAGATGCCCAGCAGCTCGGATGTGAAGCTCACTACACAGTCACCCAAACCCAACGTCCAGACCACCCCATCATCCAGGTCTTCGATGTCCCAGAAGCCTTCCTCAGTAGACGGGGACTCCATGATGGTGTCCTCGTCTCCGCTGGATGGCTCCCCTTCGTCTATGATCAAACTCCTGCGTGCACCGTTCCACGTGACCCAGAACAAAATGCAGGTGAACTCGAACCCAGCTTGCAGTCAGAGTTTGGCCAGCTTGCCCCATTCGGGAAGGATTGACGCTATGGGGGTGCTGCACAGGGACGAGTATCCCAGGCCTTCTTTGTCTTACGGAGAGGCTTCTATGGGTGTGAACCCTGAGATGGATCTTCTAGCAGCACAAACACTTAATACAGAAGCTCGAGCGGACAACTCAG CAGACATGGATGAAAGAGCATACAGAGAACAGAATGAGAAGACCATTCGCAGCACCCAAACAGCTCTTCGCAACTTTCGGGACTTTCTGTTTTCTAAGTATCCAAACGAGACCAGAGAGATATACTTCATCCCCTGCCAAGAGTTGGACATCTACTTGGCCTCCTTCTTCGTGGATGCACGCCAAAGGGATGGCTCGGAGTATGAGCCCAACAGCCTGGCCAACTACCAATGTGGACTGGAGCGTTATCTGAAGGAGCATCACTACGCCTACAGCATTACAAGAGACCGGGAGTTCCAGAGATCCCAGGATGCCCTCAAGCAAAAGCAGCTGGAGCTCAAGTTCAAAGGCAAAGGCAACAAACCCCACAAGTCAATGAAGCTGACCTTTGCTGATGAATTGCTCCTAAGGAAACGGGGGCTTCTGAGTCGCTTCAACCCTGAGGGTCTGCTTAACCTGGTGTGGCTCAACAACACCAAGGCTTTTGGACACTGTACAGGCTTCCATAGCTCCATGCTCAAATGGGGAGATGTGCGTTTGCTCACCACAGAAACAGGACTAGAGTGTCTGGAGTGGACCTACCAGGATTTTACTGACCCTAATGCCAGAAACCGAAGGTCCACAACTGAGTGCCACATCTATGCTACCCCACATGCCCCTCAAACCTGCCCTGTGCAGGACTACAAGGAATATGCTCAGCGCAGACCTCAAGCAATGCTCTTTGAAGATGCCCCCTTTTATCTCTCCATCAAGCCGGTGGTCAACCTCGCCGCCCTGCATTGGTACAATTGCCAAGCTCTGGGAAAGAACAAATTAGCAAAGATGGTGAAGACCATGTGTGAGAAAGGCAACATTCCAGGGAGAAAGACCAATTTCAGTGTTTACCAGAGTTGCAGCTCCTTGTCCGAGGCCCAGAGCAATCAGCTAGTCCTGATCTGCAATGACCTCAGGCAACAAGCCGTTCAGTCAGGGAGTTCCCATCCTGGCAGCACCAACTTTGTCATTACTGGTTCTTTTGACTCTACTGACTCTGCTTAA
- the LOC132127843 gene encoding uncharacterized protein LOC132127843 isoform X3: MKGRRLNMEDCLHTSSDSLAKLVKWAHSHGTICTLIPNLKHMLNEGSHGTLTALWGCSAGHAYHWPLNTTCKKTNKERNLESRSINTDSMIQAVSVMQNTSERFLGSATKNKGDPSQIHDSCDISNCSEPSEMDDNGEEYNSHLYDIVCESSATDEDGDSDFNHASNITPRKRSGAEDSTDLALKKIKQERGEDYYSVANPQMPSSSDVKLTTQSPKPNVQTTPSSRSSMSQKPSSVDGDSMMVSSSPLDGSPSSMIKLLRAPFHVTQNKMQVNSNPACSQSLASLPHSGRIDAMGVLHRDEYPRPSLSYGEASMGVNPEMDLLAAQTLNTEARADNSVSPAVYEIERLKALLQAERSKNELMGETISSLKQDKELLQQELTKKAELICDFLQDQLRPDKRRTLSSSQMESGSSHQIIASIPEEGAVFDPPALFDSFEEVELHPLDRQRTIKISSKRSRDGENTRVRMKNVVGVIARYMAALQEFRRSVSMKVAFDRVGVDRNTISRTAAIAELSLAAPEVFHALPPWDEKEETLAHYAVRCRQAMDDSIKAKIKSMKAKGELLPIVSK; the protein is encoded by the exons ATGAAG GGGAGGAGGCTCAACATGGAGGACTGCTTGCACACTTCCTCTGACAGTCTGGCTAAACTGGTCAAATGGGCCCACAGTCACGGGACGATCTGCACCTTGATCCCCAACCTCAAACACATGCTGAACGAGGGCTCTCACGGGACCCTCACGGCCCTGTGGGGATGCAGCGCGGGGCACGCCTACCACTGGCCCCTTAACACCACCTGCAAAAAGACTAACAAGGAACGCAACCTAGAAAGCCGAAGCATCAACACGGACAGCATGATCCAGGCGGTCTCCGTCATGCAGAACACCTCAGAGCGCTTCCTCGGCAGCGCCACCAAAAACAAGGGCGATCCCAGTCAGATCCACGACTCCTGCGACATCTCTAACTGCAGCGAGCCGTCTGAGATGGACGACAACGGCGAGGAGTACAACAGCCACCTGTACGACATCGTCTGCGAGTCCTCGGCCACCGACGAAGACGGCGACTCCGACTTCAATCATGCCTCAAATATCACGCCCAGGAAAAGATCGGGAGCTGAGGACAGCACTGACCTGGCGTTGAAGAAAATCAAACAGGAGAGAGGCGAAGACTATTACAGTGTGGCCAACCCTCAGATGCCCAGCAGCTCGGATGTGAAGCTCACTACACAGTCACCCAAACCCAACGTCCAGACCACCCCATCATCCAGGTCTTCGATGTCCCAGAAGCCTTCCTCAGTAGACGGGGACTCCATGATGGTGTCCTCGTCTCCGCTGGATGGCTCCCCTTCGTCTATGATCAAACTCCTGCGTGCACCGTTCCACGTGACCCAGAACAAAATGCAGGTGAACTCGAACCCAGCTTGCAGTCAGAGTTTGGCCAGCTTGCCCCATTCGGGAAGGATTGACGCTATGGGGGTGCTGCACAGGGACGAGTATCCCAGGCCTTCTTTGTCTTACGGAGAGGCTTCTATGGGTGTGAACCCTGAGATGGATCTTCTAGCAGCACAAACACTTAATACAGAAGCTCGAGCGGACAACTCAG TTTCTCCAGCTGTGTATGAAATAGAGAGACTGAAAGCACTACTGCAGGCTGAGAGAAGCAAAAATGAGTTGATGGGTGAAACCATCAGCAGCCTGAAGCAAGACAAAGAGCTTCTGCAACAGGAACTCACCAAGAAGGCTGAGCTCATCTGTGACTTCCTGCAAGACCAGCTACGACCAG ATAAAAGAAGGACACTTTCATCAAGTCAAATGGAGTCAGGAAGCTCACATCAGATTATCGCCTCCATTCCTGAAGAGGGCGCTGTGTTTGACCCACCAGCCCTCTTTGACTCTTTTGAGGAAGTGGAGTTGCATCCACTGGACAGGCAGAGGACCATCAAGATTTCATCAAAGAGAAGCAGAGACGGCGAGAACACACGTGTACGAA TGAAAAATGTTGTGGGCGTGATTGCACGATATATGGCGGCACTGCAAGAGTTTCGACGTAGCGTATCCATGAAAGTGGCTTTTGATAGAGTTGGCGTCGACCGTAATACCATTTCGAGAACAGCAGCCATTGCAGAACTGAGCTTGGCGGCTCCTGAAGTCTTCCATGCTCTGCCTCCATGGGACGAGAAGGAGGAAACATTGGCCCACTATGCAGTCAGATGCCGACAGGCCATGGACGACAGCATCAAAGCCAAGATTAAAAGCATGAAAGCAAAGGGGGAGCTTCTACCAATCGtcagcaaataa